In Crassostrea angulata isolate pt1a10 chromosome 4, ASM2561291v2, whole genome shotgun sequence, one genomic interval encodes:
- the LOC128180713 gene encoding uncharacterized protein DDB_G0290685-like, with protein MQIRLLAGTFLAFIGYVAGYDQSFLIQHNDKVGVYGQYDKKEKCWDQEPKNPTHPVSDECQPASVKIKLDYLLRKNPAVEAAIKKKGVYCDTSYYTLIGIENICPSEITFPTKVEVYGSRCYIVKPELQCISYAKCAEQTGCYISEDKRSKCLQDNFREFDVWIYCQNCGFRLVKIKLPQCCTCNRYRICGDMDQEGGETNEDGDGNEDGEDTNEDGGDTNEDGGDTNEDGGETNEDGGDTNEDGEGNEDGGDTNEDGGDTNEDGGDTNEDGGDTNEDGEDTNEDGGDTNEDGGNTDEDGGGNEDGGDTNEDGGDTNEDGEDTNEDSGDTNEDGGDTNEDGGDTKENGDENEDGGDTNEDGGDTNEDGGDTNEDGGDTNEDGGDTNENGGDTNEDGGDTNEDGGDTNEDGGDTNEDGGDTNEDGDENEDDGDTNEDGGDTNEDGGGTNEDGGDTNEDAGETNEDGGDTNEDGGDTNEGGGDTNEDGGDTNEDGDENEDGGDTNEDGGDTNEDGGDTNEDE; from the exons ATGCAG ATCCGTTTATTGGCGGGAACGTTCCTTGCCTTTATTGGCTATGTGGCCGGCTACGATCAGAGTTTTCTTATTCAACATAATGACAAAGTCGGCGTATACGGACAGTACGACAAAAAGGAGAAATGCTGGGACCAGGAGCCGAAAAATCCCACCCATCCCGTTTCTGACGAATGTCAGCCTGCTAGCGTAAA gATTAAATTAGATTACCTTTTGAGAAAGAATCCAGCTGTGGAGGctgcaataaaaaagaaaggCGTTTATTGTGACACAAG ttaCTACACTCTTATTGGAATCGAAAATATTTGTCCCTCAGAGATTACGTTTCCTACAAAAGTCGAGGTTTATGGATCACGGTGTTATATTGTCAAGCCAGAACTACAATGTATCAGTTACGCCAAGTGTGCAGAACAAAC TGGTTGCTATATCTCAGAAGACAAAAGAAGCAAATGTCTACAAGATAACTTCCGTGAATTCGACGTTTGGATATACTGCCAAAACTGTGGATTTAGACTCGTAAAAATCAAATTGCCACAGTGctgtacatgtaatagataTCGAATTTGCGGTGATATGGATCAGGAGGGTGGAGAGACAAATGAGGACGGAGATGGAAATGAAGATGGTGAGGACACAAATGAAGATGGTggagacacaaatgaagatggtggagacacaaatgaagatggCGGAGAAACAAACGAAGACGGCGGAGACACAAATGAAGACGGAGAGGGAAATGAAGATGGTGGGGACACAAATGAAGATGGTGGAGACACAAATGAAGACGGTggagacacaaatgaagatggcggagacacaaatgaagatggTGAAGACACGAATGAAGATGGTGGAGATACAAATGAAGATGGTGGCAATACCGATGAAGATGGAGGTGGAAATGAAGATGGTGGCGACACAAATGAAGATGGCGGAGACACCAATGAAGACGGTGAAGACACAAATGAAGATAGTggagacacaaatgaagatggTGGAGACACAAATGAAGACGGCGGAGACACAAAAGAGAACGGAGATGAAAATGAAGATGGTGGGGACACAAATGAAGATGGCGGGGACACAAATGAAGATGGTGGAGACACAAATGAAGACGGTggagacacaaatgaagatggTGGGGACACAAATGAAAATGGTGGGGACACAAATGAAGATGGTGGGGACACAAATGAAGATGGTggagacacaaatgaagatggCGGAGACACAAATGAAGACGGTGGAGACACAAATGAAGACGGAGATGAAAATGAAGATGATGGGGACACAAATGAAGACGGTggagacacaaatgaagatggCGGAGGTACAAATGAAGATGGTGGGGACACAAATGAAGATGCTGGAGAAACAAATGAAGATGGAGGAGATACAAATGAAGATGGAGGAGACACAAATGAAGGTGGCGGAGACACAAATGAAGACGGCGGAGACACAAATGAGGACGGAGATGAAAATGAAGATGGTGGGGACACAAATGAAGATGGTGG